One Euphorbia lathyris chromosome 1, ddEupLath1.1, whole genome shotgun sequence DNA segment encodes these proteins:
- the LOC136226969 gene encoding putative kinase-like protein TMKL1: MMTKNHMLKLILGVTSGTVFLSLILLLVFYMRRRAKNRRNCDDTETPEKINVDEGETQDLVKFQGGEELSITDILDAPGEVIGKSNYGTLYKAFLQTSNCIRLLRFLRPICTARDKEFVEIVQLLGCIRHPNLVPLLGFYAGPRGEKLLVYPFFRRGNLAEFIREGNAESHKWTIIYKISIGIAKGLDHLHSGLQKPVAHGNLKSKNILLDRSYQPYISDSILHLLLNPTAAQEMLEASAAEGYKAPELIKMKEANEQTDIYSLGIIFLELLSGKESINENPTLDEDFHLPTFMRNAVLDRRISDLYHPDILLSSRNNDESLVDEECILKFFQLAMACCSPSPSLRPNIKQVVWKLEEIGKR; the protein is encoded by the exons ATGATGACCAAAAACCATATGCTCAAACTAATTCTTGGAGTTACTTCAGGTACTGTGTTTCTCAGTTTGATACTCCTCCTCGTTTTCTACATGAGAAGAAGGGCGAAAAATCGCCGTAATTGTGATGATACAGAAACCCCTGAGAAAATCAATGTAGATGAAGGAGAAACTCAGGATTTGGTTAAATTTCAAGGCGGAGAAGAACTCTCAATCACTGACATTCTCGATGCTCCTGGAGAGGTGATCGGAAAATCAAACTATGGTACCTTGTATAAGGCTTTTCTGCAGACGAGTAATTGTATCAGGCTGCTTAGGTTTTTGAGGCCAATTTGTACTGCTAGGGATAAAGAGTTCGTCGAGATTGTGCAGTTGTTGGGCTGTATTAGACACCCTAATTTGGTGCCTCTTTTAGGGTTTTATGCAGGGCCGAGAGGTGAAAAACTTCTTGTTTATCCCTTCTTCAGACGTGGTAATCTCGCTGAATTCATCAGAG AAGGAAATGCTGAGTCTCACAAATGGACCATCATATATAAGATATCTATTGGCATAGCAAAAGGGTTAGATCATCTTCATTCAGGATTACAGAAGCCTGTAGCTCATGGGAATCTCAAGTCCAAAAACATACTGTTAGATCGTAGTTACCAACCATACATATCAGACTCCATCCTACATCTCCTCTTGAACCCCACTGCTGCTCAAGAAATGCTTGAAGCTTCTGCTGCTGAGGGATACAAAGCTCCTGAACTTATCAAAATGAAAGAAGCCAATGAGCAGACAGATATATACAGCCTTGGAATAATCTTTCTCGAACTCCTTTCGGGGAAGGAATCAATCAACGAGAACCCGACTCTTGATGAGGATTTTCACCTCCCAACCTTCATGAGAAATGCTGTCCTTGATAGAAGAATCTCTGATTTATACCATCCGGACATACTTCTTAGTAGTAGGAACAACGATGAATCGCTAGTAGACGAGGAATGCATACTTAAATTCTTTCAGCTCGCAATGGCTTGTTGTTCGCCTTCGCCTTCTCTTAGACCGAACATTAAACAAGTAGTATGGAAGCTTGAAGAAATTGGAAAAAGATAA